From Arthrobacter sp. FW306-2-2C-D06B, a single genomic window includes:
- a CDS encoding tRNA pseudouridine synthase A, with translation MNERKPAAPVSGGGGFLRVRMDLSYDGGPFNGWALQPGLRTVQGSLEEALALIVRRPVRVTVAGRTDAGVHARGQVAHIDLSEAEWGGLPRGHEIDPAAALLRRLRGALSRVLQDETGAIEVHDVGLAPDGFDARFSALWRRYSYRIADGPERWDPVLRRLTLWHKATLDEEAMNQGAAALLGLQDFRAYCKPREGATTIRELQRLEFVRSSDGVLVANVQADAFCHNMVRALVGSALRVGEGLESPEWLHQRLLAGVRDAKSVLAAPHPLVLEEVAYPSDNELFARAELTRARRE, from the coding sequence ATGAACGAACGAAAACCCGCTGCCCCCGTTTCGGGGGGCGGCGGGTTTTTGCGTGTCCGGATGGATCTTTCGTACGACGGCGGCCCTTTCAATGGGTGGGCGCTTCAACCCGGTCTCCGGACCGTGCAGGGATCGCTGGAAGAGGCGTTGGCGCTGATCGTGCGGCGCCCTGTACGGGTCACCGTGGCTGGGCGGACCGACGCCGGGGTCCACGCCAGAGGACAAGTGGCGCATATTGACCTGTCCGAAGCCGAGTGGGGCGGACTGCCGAGAGGCCACGAGATCGACCCCGCAGCCGCGCTGCTGCGGAGGCTTCGCGGCGCCTTGAGTCGGGTCCTCCAGGACGAAACCGGCGCCATTGAAGTGCACGACGTCGGACTGGCGCCTGACGGTTTCGACGCTCGCTTCTCAGCGTTGTGGCGCCGCTACAGCTACCGGATCGCCGACGGCCCGGAACGCTGGGACCCCGTCCTGCGCAGGCTGACGCTTTGGCACAAGGCCACCCTGGACGAGGAAGCGATGAACCAGGGAGCCGCGGCGCTGCTGGGGCTCCAGGATTTCCGCGCGTACTGCAAGCCCCGTGAGGGAGCCACCACCATCCGCGAGCTGCAGCGGCTTGAGTTCGTCCGCAGCAGCGACGGCGTGCTGGTGGCCAATGTCCAAGCAGATGCCTTCTGCCACAACATGGTGCGTGCATTGGTGGGATCCGCATTGCGTGTGGGGGAGGGCCTGGAAAGCCCGGAGTGGCTGCACCAGCGCCTGCTCGCTGGTGTGAGGGATGCCAAGTCCGTGTTGGCTGCTCCGCACCCCTTGGTGCTCGAGGAAGTGGCTTATCCCTCTGACAATGAACTGTTCGCGCGGGCCGAGCTGACGCGGGCGCGGCGCGAGTAG
- the rplQ gene encoding 50S ribosomal protein L17: MPTPTKGPRLGGGPAHERLMLANLAAALFEHKRITTTVTKAKRLKPYAERLVTFAKRGDLSSRRRVLGLISDKGIVHELFTDIAGAVANRDGGYTRITKIGNRKGDNAPMAVIELVLEPVSPKQAVVAEATAAAKKDAEKAAPAAEETAPVVEEEAVEAEAAETEAEAPEAEAAETEEAPAAEEKK, from the coding sequence ATGCCTACCCCCACTAAGGGTCCGCGCCTCGGAGGCGGTCCGGCTCACGAGCGCCTGATGCTCGCGAACCTGGCAGCAGCCTTGTTCGAGCACAAGCGCATCACGACGACGGTCACCAAGGCCAAGCGCCTGAAGCCGTACGCAGAGCGCCTCGTGACCTTCGCCAAGCGCGGCGACCTGTCCTCCCGCCGTCGCGTGCTCGGCCTGATCAGCGACAAGGGCATCGTCCACGAGCTGTTCACCGACATCGCCGGCGCCGTTGCCAACCGCGATGGTGGCTACACCCGTATCACCAAGATCGGCAACCGCAAGGGCGACAACGCTCCCATGGCTGTCATCGAGCTGGTTCTTGAGCCGGTTTCCCCGAAGCAGGCTGTAGTTGCCGAGGCAACTGCCGCTGCCAAGAAGGACGCTGAGAAGGCTGCTCCGGCTGCCGAAGAGACCGCTCCGGTTGTCGAGGAAGAGGCCGTTGAGGCTGAAGCCGCAGAGACCGAAGCCGAGGCTCCCGAAGCTGAAGCTGCTGAAACCGAAGAGGCTCCGGCCGCTGAGGAAAAGAAGTAA
- a CDS encoding DNA-directed RNA polymerase subunit alpha, whose translation MLIAQRPTLSEEVVSENRSRFIIEPLEPGFGYTLGNSLRRTLLSSIPGAAVTSIRIDGVLHEFTTVPGVKEDVTEIILNIKNLSVSSEHDEPVVAYLRKQGPGVVTAADIAPPAGVEFHNPDLHIATLNSKGKFELELTIERGRGYVSAAQNKSGDSEIGRIPVDSIYSPVLKVTFRVEATRVEQRTDFDKLIVDVETKQAIAPRDAVASAGTTLVELFGLARELNTAAEGIEIGPSPTDAALAADMALPIEDLDLTVRSYNCLKREGIHTVGELVARSEADLMDIRNFGAKSIDEVKAKLVELGLSLKDSPPGFDLAARAAAIEEDDAAFSDDEL comes from the coding sequence GTGCTTATTGCACAGCGCCCCACTCTGTCTGAAGAAGTAGTCTCCGAGAACCGCTCGCGTTTCATCATTGAACCGCTGGAACCGGGCTTCGGTTACACCCTCGGAAACTCCCTCCGCCGTACCCTGCTCTCTTCCATCCCCGGTGCTGCTGTAACCAGCATCCGGATCGATGGCGTGCTGCACGAGTTCACCACGGTTCCGGGTGTCAAGGAAGATGTCACTGAGATCATCCTGAACATCAAGAACCTCTCCGTGTCCTCCGAGCACGATGAGCCGGTTGTTGCATACCTGCGCAAGCAGGGCCCCGGAGTCGTCACGGCCGCGGACATCGCTCCGCCGGCCGGCGTCGAATTCCACAACCCGGATCTGCACATTGCCACGCTGAACTCGAAGGGCAAGTTCGAACTCGAACTGACCATCGAACGCGGCCGCGGCTACGTTTCGGCAGCTCAGAACAAGTCCGGCGACTCCGAGATCGGCCGTATTCCGGTCGACTCGATCTACTCGCCGGTCTTGAAGGTTACCTTCCGCGTGGAAGCTACCCGTGTTGAGCAGCGCACTGACTTCGACAAGCTGATTGTCGACGTCGAGACCAAGCAGGCTATCGCCCCGCGCGACGCCGTCGCTTCGGCAGGCACCACCCTGGTGGAACTGTTCGGTCTTGCACGTGAGCTGAACACCGCAGCTGAAGGTATCGAGATCGGCCCGTCGCCGACGGATGCTGCCCTGGCAGCTGACATGGCACTCCCGATCGAGGATCTGGACCTCACCGTCCGTTCCTACAACTGCCTCAAGCGTGAGGGCATCCACACCGTGGGTGAACTCGTTGCCCGCTCCGAGGCTGACCTGATGGACATCCGTAACTTCGGTGCGAAGTCCATCGATGAGGTCAAGGCAAAGCTGGTTGAACTGGGTCTGTCCCTCAAGGACTCGCCTCCCGGTTTCGATCTTGCAGCCCGCGCCGCAGCCATCGAAGAGGACGACGCCGCGTTCAGCGACGACGAGCTCTAA